In Blastopirellula sediminis, the following proteins share a genomic window:
- a CDS encoding DUF1570 domain-containing protein, whose protein sequence is MKKLLPHKWLFIFLPLIAGLGSSSQVDAQSWTFRFDLDGQEVVGTSLFNSAEKVLVLGVDGQIWEFAPSEAESYAKVADGFTPLSQSQVRGELLREFGNQFEVTGTGHYLVVHPPGQRDRWANRFEELHRSFQGYFTSRGFRVAPAQFPLVAVVFPTFAEYAKHSAKLGVRVTPGMVGYYSGRTNRVLMYDISAGQEDDAFWEENAATMVHEATHQTAFNAGIHSRTAIQPKWVVEGLATMFEAPGVWNSAVYRRASDRINRGRLDWFQDYAAKSRPSGSLKSLIESDKIFGKRPDIAYSESWAVCFYLVETDPRNFARYLSTVAARPPGSDYSAAQRIADFESAFGSNWEMLEARFLRYIQGLK, encoded by the coding sequence ATGAAAAAACTTCTCCCCCATAAGTGGCTGTTTATTTTTCTGCCACTAATCGCCGGATTAGGGAGCAGCAGCCAGGTCGATGCCCAGTCATGGACCTTCCGATTTGACCTGGACGGTCAGGAAGTGGTGGGAACCTCTCTATTCAACTCAGCCGAGAAGGTGCTGGTGCTGGGGGTAGATGGGCAGATTTGGGAATTCGCTCCCAGCGAGGCGGAGAGTTACGCCAAGGTCGCGGACGGATTTACTCCCCTCAGCCAGTCGCAGGTCCGTGGAGAGCTTCTCCGGGAGTTTGGGAACCAGTTTGAAGTGACCGGCACCGGCCATTACCTGGTGGTTCACCCTCCGGGGCAGCGAGATCGCTGGGCCAACCGCTTTGAAGAGCTCCATCGCTCGTTCCAGGGATATTTCACCAGCCGCGGCTTTCGGGTCGCTCCGGCTCAGTTTCCCCTGGTCGCCGTCGTCTTTCCGACCTTCGCCGAATATGCCAAGCATTCGGCCAAGCTGGGGGTCCGCGTGACGCCGGGGATGGTCGGCTATTATTCGGGACGGACCAACCGTGTGTTGATGTACGACATCTCGGCCGGCCAGGAGGATGACGCATTCTGGGAAGAGAACGCCGCGACGATGGTCCACGAGGCGACCCACCAAACGGCGTTCAACGCTGGCATCCATAGCCGGACGGCGATCCAGCCGAAGTGGGTTGTCGAAGGGTTGGCGACCATGTTCGAAGCGCCGGGCGTTTGGAACTCGGCAGTCTATCGCCGTGCGAGCGATCGGATCAATCGTGGTCGACTTGATTGGTTTCAAGACTACGCTGCGAAGTCGCGCCCCAGCGGCTCGCTGAAGTCGCTGATTGAGTCGGACAAGATCTTCGGGAAACGTCCCGACATCGCTTACAGCGAATCGTGGGCGGTCTGCTTCTACCTGGTCGAAACTGATCCCCGCAATTTCGCCCGCTATCTCTCGACCGTCGCAGCCCGACCGCCGGGATCGGACTATTCTGCAGCGCAGCGGATCGCCGATTTCGAATCGGCGTTTGGCAGCAACTGGGAGATGCTCGAAGCCCGCTTCCTGCGCTACATTCAAGGGCTGAAGTAA
- a CDS encoding peptidylprolyl isomerase, giving the protein MTFQIWPGHLVQLAVVFGLLFLPDTLGRSGHSESGADEETGYMDPRFESMDRPAGVEIEAFVNNAPIYDVDVERAAAKAFGSAGSSDHDLPFGLKSSVLNRLIDRELALQYIESTDFRPSSSEISREVSRIKKELEARGKSLDAFLTDNHTDMRMLRRKIAWSIAWPRYADACLTDDNLQRYFDQHRRDFDGTQRKLSQILLATNENEPSQMIERQRDIGARLRVQIKRGEIEFAEAARRYSNAPSSEQGGIVGWIGRHDQLPEEIHNAAFDAPIGEVAGPIQTSFGIHLICVTEEKAGAIPWDQVKQEVRVAAERYLFTYTADRGRSQAEVKYRNSYEYPEEYRDYMSPYPEPRRMSAPTSMKREGM; this is encoded by the coding sequence ATGACATTTCAGATTTGGCCCGGTCACCTGGTACAACTTGCCGTCGTATTCGGTCTGTTGTTCTTGCCCGATACGCTCGGCCGCTCCGGGCATTCGGAAAGTGGGGCCGACGAAGAAACTGGGTATATGGACCCTCGTTTCGAATCGATGGATCGACCCGCCGGCGTTGAGATCGAAGCGTTCGTCAACAACGCGCCGATTTACGACGTCGACGTCGAACGGGCCGCCGCTAAGGCGTTCGGTTCGGCCGGTAGCAGCGATCATGATCTGCCGTTCGGTTTGAAGTCGTCGGTCCTCAATCGCCTGATCGATCGCGAGCTAGCGCTGCAGTACATCGAATCGACCGACTTCCGGCCTTCTTCGTCCGAGATCAGTCGCGAAGTGAGCCGCATCAAGAAAGAGCTAGAAGCCCGCGGCAAGTCGCTCGACGCATTCCTCACCGACAATCACACCGATATGCGGATGCTGCGGCGGAAGATCGCGTGGAGCATCGCCTGGCCGCGCTATGCCGACGCATGTCTGACCGACGACAACCTGCAGCGCTATTTCGACCAGCATCGTCGCGACTTCGACGGTACGCAGCGCAAGTTGTCGCAGATCTTGCTGGCCACCAACGAAAACGAACCGAGTCAAATGATCGAACGCCAACGGGATATCGGCGCGCGACTGCGCGTGCAGATCAAACGAGGCGAAATCGAATTTGCCGAAGCGGCGCGGCGTTACTCTAACGCTCCTTCCAGCGAGCAAGGAGGAATCGTCGGCTGGATCGGACGTCACGACCAACTTCCGGAAGAGATTCACAATGCGGCGTTTGACGCGCCGATCGGCGAAGTCGCCGGGCCGATTCAGACTTCCTTCGGCATTCACCTGATCTGCGTGACCGAAGAAAAGGCTGGCGCCATCCCCTGGGACCAAGTGAAGCAGGAAGTTCGTGTTGCGGCTGAGCGTTATCTCTTCACCTATACGGCCGATCGTGGACGATCGCAGGCCGAAGTGAAGTACCGCAACTCGTACGAGTACCCAGAAGAATACCGCGATTACATGTCCCCGTACCCGGAGCCGCGACGGATGTCGGCGCCTACCTCGATGAAACGAGAAGGGATGTAG
- a CDS encoding Dps family protein: MSDHGAAKELGKLLADYAVFYQKLRGYHWNVVGKDFFPLHAKFEELYDAAAEGIDELAERIRGLGANPPCTLAEFLELTTLTEDNSQASAEAMVANLYSDMGKLNEHVKKVHAHADEIGDTGTVIILEDFIVSLEKERWMLSSYLQA, encoded by the coding sequence ATGAGCGATCATGGCGCCGCGAAGGAACTAGGCAAGTTGTTGGCCGACTACGCCGTCTTCTATCAAAAGCTGCGCGGCTATCACTGGAACGTCGTCGGCAAAGATTTCTTTCCGCTGCACGCCAAGTTTGAAGAGTTGTACGACGCCGCGGCCGAAGGAATTGATGAGTTGGCTGAACGGATTCGCGGCCTCGGCGCTAATCCTCCTTGCACCCTCGCCGAATTCCTCGAACTGACGACGCTGACTGAAGACAACTCGCAAGCGTCGGCCGAAGCGATGGTCGCCAACCTGTATTCCGACATGGGCAAACTGAACGAGCACGTGAAAAAGGTGCACGCCCATGCCGACGAAATCGGCGACACCGGCACCGTGATCATTCTCGAAGACTTTATCGTCAGTCTCGAAAAAGAACGCTGGATGCTCAGTTCTTACTTGCAGGCGTAA
- a CDS encoding response regulator transcription factor — MTNVPSLYLVDDEMPVIDSLQRLVESISLPLVSIQRNEQLLGLLQPGSCGCLLLKLNAEHIGLLRHVRTLPVSIEAVFLTDVADVSLVVQAMHLGATTVLKKPCRSEELLAAIRTAVGAAYSRQQKQEQCDAGRRKLKNLTKEESHVMRLMIAGRTNQEIADQIQLSLRTVQFRRSSIFRKLKISTKSRLFDLAVTTGLLGELVADVPLMPVHSGEEAASTRGSD, encoded by the coding sequence ATGACGAACGTCCCATCGCTTTACCTCGTTGACGACGAGATGCCGGTGATAGATTCGCTTCAACGGTTGGTTGAATCGATCTCGCTGCCGCTCGTCTCGATCCAAAGAAACGAACAACTTCTCGGCCTCCTTCAACCGGGGTCCTGCGGTTGCCTGTTGCTAAAACTAAACGCTGAACACATCGGCCTGCTCCGACACGTTCGCACCTTGCCGGTTTCGATAGAGGCGGTCTTTCTGACCGATGTCGCCGACGTTTCGCTTGTCGTGCAGGCGATGCATTTGGGCGCGACGACCGTGTTGAAAAAGCCGTGCCGCAGCGAAGAACTGCTGGCCGCGATTCGGACGGCCGTTGGAGCCGCTTATTCTCGGCAGCAGAAGCAAGAGCAATGCGACGCCGGTCGGCGAAAGCTGAAGAACTTGACCAAGGAAGAGTCGCATGTGATGCGGCTGATGATCGCCGGTCGAACGAATCAGGAGATCGCCGACCAGATCCAGCTGAGCCTGCGGACGGTGCAATTCCGTCGCTCCAGCATCTTTCGCAAGCTCAAGATCTCGACCAAGTCCCGGCTGTTTGATTTGGCCGTAACGACCGGGCTGTTGGGCGAACTGGTTGCTGACGTCCCGCTGATGCCGGTTCATTCGGGTGAAGAAGCGGCGTCGACCCGCGGCAGCGACTAA
- a CDS encoding solute:sodium symporter family transporter translates to METLITISSFVFFTALVGVVTIILTRGDQHGTSTGYFLAGRTLTGGYIAGSLMLTNLSTEQLVGLNGDAYTDGISVMAWEVIAAMSLVIMALFFLPRYLRQGIATIPQFLESRFGESTRSITSFIFIIAYAGILLPIILYTGAKGMIGILDMENKLGLNEMPVILGMSSKWLLLWVIVWLIGIIGSIYAIFGGLRTVAVSDTLNGFGLLVGGFLIVWFGLQAVDQGNPLTALETLQTAHPEKFNSIGPEDGKVPFTTLFTGVLLLNLFYWSTNQQIIQRTFGASSLKEGQKGVLLAGFLKILAPVILVLPGIIAFHLFGHTELKPVEAYGKLVQTVLPVWLAGFFAAAIMGAILSSFNSALNSTATLFSLGVYQHLVNPNATEKQVISSGKWFGTIIAALSMTMAPMLEGQESIFGYLQAMNGLYFIPIFSVVLIGLTTKRVPAIAANIALVVGFVAIATGYFWPDFAAFFKDNNFRTFHFLGIVFASLIAIMLIIGQIKPMAVPYEAKDSGEVDMTSWPLAWPIGIGLVLTVLAIYAYFADFSVLWTVASN, encoded by the coding sequence ATGGAAACGCTGATCACAATCTCTTCCTTCGTCTTTTTCACCGCGCTGGTCGGCGTCGTCACGATCATTTTGACGCGTGGCGACCAACATGGCACGTCGACCGGTTACTTTCTCGCCGGCCGTACGTTGACCGGCGGGTACATCGCCGGGTCGCTGATGCTGACCAACCTCTCGACCGAGCAATTGGTCGGGCTCAACGGCGACGCCTATACCGACGGCATCAGCGTGATGGCGTGGGAAGTGATTGCGGCGATGTCGCTGGTGATCATGGCCCTCTTCTTTTTGCCCCGCTACTTGCGACAAGGGATCGCCACGATTCCCCAATTCCTGGAATCGCGGTTTGGCGAATCGACGCGCTCGATCACGTCGTTCATCTTCATCATCGCCTACGCCGGGATCTTGCTTCCGATCATTCTCTACACCGGCGCCAAAGGGATGATCGGCATCCTTGATATGGAAAACAAGCTGGGACTGAATGAGATGCCGGTGATTCTCGGCATGTCGAGCAAATGGCTTTTGCTCTGGGTCATCGTCTGGCTCATCGGCATCATTGGTTCGATCTACGCGATTTTCGGCGGTCTGCGAACGGTCGCCGTTTCGGATACGCTCAACGGCTTTGGGCTGCTGGTCGGCGGTTTTCTGATCGTGTGGTTCGGCTTGCAGGCGGTCGACCAGGGAAATCCCCTCACCGCGCTGGAAACGCTGCAAACCGCGCATCCCGAGAAGTTCAATTCAATCGGCCCCGAGGATGGCAAAGTCCCATTCACCACCCTCTTCACCGGCGTTTTGTTGTTAAACCTCTTCTACTGGAGCACCAACCAACAGATCATTCAGCGCACCTTCGGCGCTTCGAGCCTGAAAGAAGGTCAGAAGGGGGTGCTGCTGGCTGGCTTCTTGAAGATTCTCGCGCCGGTCATCCTCGTCTTGCCGGGCATCATTGCGTTTCACCTGTTCGGCCATACCGAGCTGAAACCGGTCGAAGCGTACGGCAAACTGGTGCAAACGGTGTTGCCGGTTTGGCTCGCGGGATTCTTCGCCGCCGCGATTATGGGGGCGATTCTCAGTTCGTTCAACTCGGCGCTCAATAGCACTGCGACCCTCTTCAGCCTCGGCGTTTACCAACACCTGGTGAATCCGAACGCCACCGAAAAACAGGTGATCAGCTCGGGCAAGTGGTTCGGTACGATCATCGCCGCGCTGTCGATGACGATGGCCCCGATGCTGGAAGGACAAGAGAGCATCTTCGGCTACCTGCAAGCGATGAACGGCCTTTACTTCATCCCGATCTTCTCGGTCGTCTTGATCGGTCTGACGACCAAACGCGTGCCGGCGATCGCCGCCAACATCGCGCTAGTGGTCGGCTTCGTCGCGATCGCGACCGGCTACTTCTGGCCCGATTTTGCGGCGTTTTTCAAAGACAACAACTTCCGCACGTTCCACTTCCTGGGGATTGTATTCGCTTCGCTAATCGCCATCATGTTGATCATTGGTCAGATCAAACCGATGGCCGTTCCGTACGAGGCGAAGGATAGCGGCGAAGTCGACATGACCAGTTGGCCTCTCGCGTGGCCGATTGGAATCGGATTGGTCCTGACGGTGCTGGCGATCTACGCCTACTTCGCCGATTTCAGCGTCCTGTGGACCGTAGCGAGTAACTGA
- a CDS encoding sugar phosphate isomerase/epimerase family protein: MFRFGVQLRSLRLPVRKALQVASELGARGVEIDLRTEILPRELSQTGIRQFRKLLDDLNLKISAASYPTRRGYNDSDDLERRIAATKEAIDCAYKLGAPLLTNHIGRIPAEETDEKFTLLRDVMSEIGRYAHQNGVFMTAKTGPQSAEDLNRLLNVLPDGLLGVEFDPGALIVNGFSARESLEVLLKHVRHVVARDGVRDLAIGRGIEVELGRGSADFPMLLTLLDDASYNGYLTVVRENPEYPLAEVEQSLEYLRQLVPHAG, encoded by the coding sequence ATGTTTCGTTTCGGCGTTCAACTTCGCTCCCTCCGTCTTCCGGTCCGCAAAGCGCTGCAAGTCGCTTCGGAGCTGGGGGCTCGCGGCGTCGAAATTGACCTCCGCACCGAGATTCTCCCCCGCGAATTGTCGCAAACGGGGATTCGCCAGTTTCGGAAACTGCTCGACGATTTGAATCTGAAGATCTCCGCCGCGAGTTATCCGACGCGCCGCGGTTACAACGATTCGGACGATTTGGAGCGACGGATCGCCGCGACCAAAGAGGCGATCGACTGCGCCTACAAACTGGGCGCCCCACTTTTGACCAATCACATCGGTCGCATTCCGGCCGAAGAGACCGACGAGAAGTTCACGCTGCTGCGGGACGTGATGTCCGAAATTGGGCGTTACGCTCATCAAAACGGCGTCTTTATGACGGCCAAAACGGGGCCGCAATCGGCCGAAGATCTTAATCGCTTGCTCAACGTTTTGCCCGATGGACTCTTGGGAGTCGAGTTCGATCCAGGGGCGCTGATCGTTAACGGATTCTCCGCACGCGAGTCGCTCGAAGTGCTGCTGAAGCATGTGCGACATGTGGTTGCCCGCGACGGCGTCCGCGATCTGGCGATCGGCCGCGGCATCGAAGTCGAACTTGGTCGAGGCTCGGCCGATTTCCCGATGTTGCTGACGCTGCTGGATGACGCCAGCTATAACGGCTATCTCACCGTCGTGCGCGAGAACCCCGAGTATCCGCTCGCCGAGGTCGAGCAGTCGCTCGAGTATCTGCGCCAATTGGTTCCGCACGCTGGTTAG
- a CDS encoding DUF1559 domain-containing protein: protein MRNRRAGFTLVELLVVIAIIGVLIALLLPAVQQAREAARRMTCTNQQKQLGLAMHNYHDTFGSFPPAAIWLGTGTTVPENGRDANWGATWALMILPFIEQNNLHSQYNFGVIARDTTNNLVTRQQPEAFLCPSHPTVTTRLNQDYDGFAKVNYAVCQGAGKLLNRGDFNNGARKGAFNVVGQYGAKFRDMTDGTSNSVILSEIMNLSSGGDDRGAWGWNTGATFCGRNAGTSPEVIITPNTKTRMDASHYSANTTNQTVFGLNTNPDAASTAGVAARSFHPGGVIMCLGDASCRFVGETIDSTVYSNALSIADGNPTSLP, encoded by the coding sequence ATGCGTAATCGACGCGCAGGGTTTACCCTCGTTGAACTTCTAGTCGTGATCGCAATCATTGGCGTGTTGATCGCCTTGTTGCTTCCCGCCGTTCAACAAGCTCGCGAAGCGGCACGCCGGATGACTTGCACCAATCAGCAGAAGCAGCTTGGTCTGGCGATGCACAACTACCACGATACGTTCGGCAGCTTCCCACCGGCGGCGATTTGGCTGGGAACGGGAACCACCGTTCCGGAAAACGGCCGCGATGCGAATTGGGGCGCTACTTGGGCGCTGATGATTCTGCCGTTCATCGAACAGAACAACTTGCACTCGCAGTACAACTTTGGCGTTATTGCTCGCGATACGACCAACAACTTGGTTACTCGCCAGCAACCGGAAGCGTTCCTTTGCCCGAGTCATCCGACGGTGACGACGCGACTGAACCAAGACTACGACGGTTTCGCGAAGGTCAACTACGCAGTCTGCCAAGGCGCCGGAAAACTATTGAACCGCGGCGACTTCAACAATGGCGCCCGCAAAGGAGCGTTTAACGTGGTGGGGCAGTATGGCGCCAAGTTCCGCGACATGACTGACGGAACGTCCAACTCCGTGATTCTTAGCGAAATCATGAATCTGAGCAGCGGCGGGGACGATCGCGGCGCTTGGGGCTGGAACACCGGAGCGACCTTCTGCGGCCGCAATGCAGGCACTTCGCCGGAAGTGATCATCACGCCAAACACGAAAACCCGAATGGACGCGAGCCACTACTCGGCGAACACCACGAACCAAACCGTATTCGGTCTGAACACGAATCCGGACGCGGCTTCGACGGCTGGTGTCGCGGCACGCAGCTTCCATCCCGGCGGCGTAATCATGTGCTTGGGCGATGCGAGCTGCCGCTTCGTCGGCGAAACGATCGACTCGACGGTCTACTCGAACGCGCTTTCCATCGCGGATGGAAACCCGACCTCGCTACCGTAA
- a CDS encoding cupin domain-containing protein: MDIFNLNEVPSFTTKDSSEIRELLSHRNSAIRQQSLAEARIPIGRKTIAHYHKRTEEIYYITQGTAEMKIDGEVRSVTVGDAIAIPPGATHQITNTGSVELRLLCCCAPAYEDHDTVLLEDV; encoded by the coding sequence ATGGATATTTTCAACCTGAACGAAGTCCCCTCGTTCACGACCAAAGACAGCTCGGAGATTCGCGAGCTGTTGTCGCATCGCAATTCCGCGATCCGTCAGCAAAGCCTGGCCGAAGCGCGAATTCCGATCGGCCGCAAGACGATCGCTCACTATCACAAGCGGACCGAAGAGATTTACTACATCACGCAGGGGACCGCCGAGATGAAAATCGACGGCGAAGTCCGTAGCGTGACGGTCGGCGATGCGATCGCGATTCCGCCGGGGGCGACCCATCAAATCACCAACACCGGATCGGTCGAACTTCGTCTTCTCTGCTGCTGTGCACCGGCGTACGAAGATCACGACACGGTGCTGCTCGAAGACGTTTAG
- the ilvB gene encoding biosynthetic-type acetolactate synthase large subunit → MLGADIMIESLVRHGVDVIFAYPGGCSMPLHQSLTRYKDKIRTILPRHEQGGGFAAQGVARTTGKVGVCMATSGPGATNLVTAIADAKLDSIPMVAITAQVPRAVIGSDAFQETPIVEVCRGITKHHYLVTDIADLTRIMKEAFHIASTGRPGPVLIDIPKDVQLEQIVPDWDCPMNLPGYNLETRIAKPEQIKQIAAAIKRAKRPMIYAGGGIITSGASDELRELVAKTGIPITTTVMGLGTYPGDDALSMDMLGMHGTVYANYAVQHCDLLISLGVRFDDRVTGKLAEFAKGAKIIHIDIDPSEINKNKLAHFPVVSDLKPALRMLNDVVEKPEDISEWVAQCAKWKKDEPLKYDTSFDGILQQHAISELNALCKERDTIISVGVGQHQMWAAQFYKFTKPRTWLSSSGLGTMGFGLPAAMGAQAAFPNALCIDIEGDGSFTMNIQELATCYCEKLPVKVMLLNNQHLGMVVQWEDRFMAGNRAHTYLGPVDHPEATGDGSERYAAERYPDFVKIAKGFGCGGATVSRKADLRAALEEMINYDGPYVLDVQVPYQEQVLPMIPSGMTVNDIIKE, encoded by the coding sequence ATGCTTGGCGCCGACATCATGATCGAATCGTTGGTACGGCACGGCGTAGACGTCATCTTCGCCTATCCGGGCGGTTGCAGCATGCCGCTGCACCAGTCGCTGACGCGCTACAAAGACAAGATCCGCACGATCCTGCCGCGGCATGAACAAGGTGGCGGTTTCGCCGCCCAAGGGGTCGCCCGCACGACCGGCAAAGTGGGCGTCTGCATGGCGACCAGCGGTCCCGGCGCTACGAACCTGGTGACGGCGATCGCCGACGCCAAGCTCGACAGCATTCCGATGGTCGCGATCACCGCTCAGGTGCCGCGAGCCGTCATCGGCTCCGACGCGTTCCAGGAAACGCCGATCGTCGAAGTTTGTCGCGGCATCACCAAGCATCACTACTTGGTCACCGACATCGCCGACCTGACCCGGATCATGAAGGAAGCGTTCCACATCGCTTCGACCGGTCGTCCGGGCCCGGTGCTGATCGACATTCCGAAAGATGTCCAGCTGGAGCAGATCGTTCCCGATTGGGACTGCCCGATGAATCTGCCGGGCTACAACCTGGAAACGCGCATCGCCAAGCCGGAACAGATCAAGCAGATCGCGGCGGCGATCAAGCGGGCCAAGCGTCCGATGATCTACGCCGGCGGCGGGATCATCACTTCCGGCGCGTCGGATGAACTGCGTGAACTGGTCGCCAAGACCGGTATTCCGATCACCACCACGGTGATGGGTTTGGGGACGTATCCAGGCGACGACGCCCTGAGCATGGACATGCTGGGGATGCACGGCACGGTCTACGCCAACTACGCGGTGCAGCACTGCGACCTGTTGATCTCGCTCGGCGTTCGTTTTGACGATCGCGTGACCGGCAAACTGGCCGAATTCGCCAAGGGCGCCAAGATCATCCACATCGACATTGATCCGTCCGAGATCAACAAGAACAAGCTGGCTCACTTCCCGGTCGTCAGCGACCTGAAGCCGGCGCTGCGGATGCTCAACGACGTTGTGGAGAAGCCGGAAGACATTTCGGAATGGGTCGCCCAGTGTGCGAAGTGGAAGAAAGACGAGCCGCTGAAGTACGACACGTCGTTTGACGGCATTCTGCAGCAGCACGCGATTTCGGAACTGAACGCCCTGTGCAAAGAACGGGACACGATCATCTCGGTCGGCGTCGGTCAGCACCAGATGTGGGCCGCGCAGTTCTACAAGTTCACCAAGCCTCGCACGTGGCTCAGCAGCAGCGGTCTCGGCACGATGGGCTTCGGCCTGCCGGCGGCGATGGGAGCTCAAGCGGCTTTCCCGAACGCCCTCTGCATCGACATCGAAGGGGACGGCAGCTTCACGATGAACATCCAAGAGCTGGCGACCTGCTACTGCGAAAAGCTGCCGGTCAAAGTGATGCTGCTCAACAATCAGCACCTTGGCATGGTGGTGCAGTGGGAAGATCGCTTCATGGCCGGCAACCGCGCTCACACCTACCTCGGTCCGGTCGATCATCCGGAAGCGACCGGCGACGGCTCGGAGCGTTACGCGGCCGAACGTTACCCCGACTTCGTGAAGATCGCCAAGGGCTTTGGTTGCGGCGGCGCCACCGTCAGCCGCAAAGCCGATTTGCGAGCGGCGCTCGAAGAGATGATCAACTACGATGGCCCGTACGTCCTGGACGTGCAGGTTCCGTATCAGGAACAAGTGTTGCCGATGATTCCGTCGGGCATGACGGTCAACGACATCATCAAAGAGTAA
- a CDS encoding C-terminal binding protein: MPKFKALLTDFAWKDLEIEHQTLDKADVELIVATQTDENTLATLAAEHQVDAIMTNWAKVTSKVIAASPNLKIVARLGIGLDNIDVAYCTEKKIPVTNIPDYCVIEVAEHTLALLLACARKIAMYHYETQNGRYELQAGPLMRRVSGQTLGIVGLGQIGTLLAERALALGMRVIATSRSGKTMPGVETVDLERILSESDYISLLVPATAETRHMFGAEQFQKMKPTAYLINTARGALIDEAALAAAIEAGELAGAALDVQDPEPPDLSKAPMNDPRVIVTPHAAFVSVESLENLRGRATKQVVDWLEGRTPENVRNPEVLG, translated from the coding sequence ATGCCGAAATTCAAAGCGCTGCTGACCGACTTTGCCTGGAAAGATCTTGAGATCGAGCATCAAACGCTCGACAAGGCGGACGTCGAGCTGATCGTCGCCACGCAGACCGATGAGAATACGCTGGCGACTCTCGCCGCCGAACATCAAGTCGACGCGATCATGACCAACTGGGCCAAGGTTACGTCCAAGGTGATCGCCGCTTCGCCCAACTTGAAAATCGTCGCGCGGCTTGGCATCGGGCTCGACAACATCGACGTCGCCTACTGCACCGAGAAAAAGATCCCGGTCACCAACATCCCTGACTACTGCGTGATCGAAGTCGCCGAACATACGCTGGCGCTGCTGTTGGCGTGTGCCCGGAAGATTGCGATGTACCACTACGAAACGCAGAACGGGCGGTACGAACTGCAGGCCGGTCCGCTGATGCGGCGAGTAAGCGGACAAACGCTCGGGATCGTCGGCCTGGGACAGATCGGCACGCTGTTGGCCGAACGAGCGCTGGCGCTCGGCATGCGCGTGATCGCCACCAGCCGCAGCGGCAAGACGATGCCGGGCGTCGAAACGGTCGATCTGGAACGGATCTTGAGCGAATCGGACTACATCTCGCTCTTGGTCCCTGCGACTGCCGAAACGCGGCACATGTTTGGCGCCGAGCAGTTCCAGAAGATGAAACCGACCGCCTATCTGATCAACACCGCGCGTGGCGCGCTGATTGACGAAGCGGCGCTGGCCGCGGCGATCGAAGCAGGCGAACTCGCCGGCGCGGCGCTCGACGTGCAAGATCCGGAACCGCCCGATCTGTCGAAGGCCCCGATGAACGATCCCCGCGTGATCGTAACGCCGCACGCAGCGTTCGTGTCGGTCGAATCGCTGGAGAACCTCCGCGGCCGCGCGACGAAGCAAGTGGTCGATTGGCTGGAAGGACGCACGCCGGAGAATGTGCGAAACCCGGAAGTGTTGGGTTAA